TTTCTTGGCGTCGATGGTCAGGGGCGTGGCCGGCACGTCGGCCAGACCGGGGTCGGCGAGGCCGTAGACGGCGCGGGTGCCGGTGCCGGGGAGGCGGCGCACACGACCCTGGTCAAGCAGGCTGGCGAGCGCGGCGCGCAGGTGAGACAGCGCGAGGCTGGTGGTTTTGGCGAGTTCGGTCTCGACCCATTCGGGCTTGCTTTCAAGAGCGCGCAGCACCAACTTCTCGTTGGCGCGGCGGGTTTCCTGCAGGTCTTCAAGGGTGGGGGGATTGAACATGCGGGCCTCCGTGGGGCACTGCGGCATGATCCTTGTCGGGTATGGCCGCAGGTTGAGGGGTGTTCATTGACCGGCTGGGGTGTCGGGAAGGGGCAAGCCAGGCAGTGAACCGAGTACAAGTGCACCGTTCAGCGCAACTTTCCTATTATATTCATTTTTTCTCTCATTTTGGATGAGTGAATGGGGTGTTGACATTGATCTTGAGGGCAGAAATGCCGGTGCGGTTGCGCTGGGTCGCGCGGTGCACGGCACTTTCATGTGAAAATACCGTCCCGATTTGCTGGACAACTTGAACGATTCAGACTGCTGGCGGCCGGTGCTCCGTTGGGCTGTGCGGTGATTATCGAAAGGGCCGTTCGCAGACCATGCAACGTCACACCCCGCGAGCGCGTACCCTGCACCGGACACCTCCACGTCCGCACGGGAGACGCATGCTTGAACTGCACGACATCACCAAGACCTATGGCACCTACCAGGCACTGCGGGGCGTCTCACTCCGCGCCGCCGACGCGGAAGTCTTCGGGCTGCTCGGCCCCAACGGCGCGGGCAAGACGACCC
The Deinococcus sp. KSM4-11 DNA segment above includes these coding regions:
- a CDS encoding transcriptional regulator gives rise to the protein MFNPPTLEDLQETRRANEKLVLRALESKPEWVETELAKTTSLALSHLRAALASLLDQGRVRRLPGTGTRAVYGLADPGLADVPATPLTIDAKKVRDYLEGRADSALYMSEQLRLTREDVMAALSLLNAHGMITCTFVGSLVIFRLKETQALGQEQAAAEKPTTRKKQVA